A part of Olleya sp. Bg11-27 genomic DNA contains:
- a CDS encoding L-serine ammonia-lyase: MECISVFDMLKIGVGPSSSHTLGPWRAAERWLMELKAANLFDSVQRVRIDLYGSLSLTGKGHATDLAVMLGLSGADPERIPTDTIDIIIASISNTEKLVLNNERIISFDKKQDIVFNRAFLPFHSNGIKFTAFAENEIHTSTFYSIGGGFVVKEERTVDAENKELKKEFPFPIDKATELLAFCQSENKTISEIVLENERSLRTDEEIDFELHRIWDTMLDCMFTGCHTEGNLPGGLNVRRRAFDTHKRLNIEVPYTTPQEWLESIRHSEVKFRQILKWVSCFALAVNEVNAALGRVVTAPTNGSAGVIPSVLMYYLVIENHDAGFKEIKQFLLVASEIGSIFKKGATISAAMGGCQAEIGVSSAMAAAALCDLLGGSTEQVMIAAEIAMEHHLGLTCDPIAGLVQIPCIERNSMGAIKAINAAELALDTDPKNVKVPLDKVVDTMWETAKDMNTKYKETSEGGLAVRVSLSDC, from the coding sequence ATGGAGTGTATTTCTGTTTTTGACATGCTAAAGATTGGTGTTGGCCCATCTAGTTCTCATACCTTAGGTCCTTGGCGTGCTGCAGAGCGTTGGCTTATGGAGCTTAAAGCAGCAAACCTTTTTGATAGTGTACAACGCGTCCGTATAGATTTATACGGTTCATTGTCTCTAACAGGAAAAGGTCATGCTACAGATTTAGCGGTTATGCTGGGTCTAAGTGGTGCTGATCCAGAAAGAATACCCACAGATACTATTGATATTATAATAGCGTCTATTAGCAATACGGAGAAACTCGTACTAAATAACGAACGTATTATCTCTTTTGATAAAAAGCAAGACATCGTCTTTAACCGCGCTTTTTTACCATTTCACTCTAACGGTATTAAATTTACCGCTTTCGCTGAAAATGAAATTCACACCTCTACCTTCTACTCCATTGGTGGTGGTTTTGTTGTTAAAGAAGAACGTACGGTGGATGCCGAAAATAAAGAACTTAAAAAAGAATTCCCTTTTCCTATTGATAAAGCTACCGAGCTGTTAGCCTTTTGTCAAAGTGAAAACAAAACCATATCAGAAATTGTTTTAGAAAACGAACGCTCTCTTAGAACGGACGAAGAAATAGATTTTGAGTTACACCGTATTTGGGACACCATGTTAGACTGTATGTTTACAGGATGTCATACAGAAGGTAATTTACCTGGAGGACTAAACGTTAGAAGACGTGCGTTTGATACACACAAACGTTTGAATATAGAAGTCCCTTACACTACACCACAAGAATGGTTAGAAAGTATTAGACATAGTGAAGTCAAATTTAGACAAATCTTAAAATGGGTGAGCTGCTTTGCTTTAGCGGTAAACGAAGTTAATGCTGCTCTTGGTCGTGTCGTTACTGCACCAACTAACGGAAGTGCTGGTGTTATACCATCTGTCTTAATGTACTATCTGGTTATAGAAAACCATGACGCCGGTTTTAAAGAAATCAAACAATTTTTATTAGTTGCTAGCGAGATAGGAAGCATCTTTAAAAAAGGCGCAACAATTAGTGCTGCAATGGGAGGCTGTCAAGCCGAAATAGGAGTCTCTTCTGCTATGGCAGCAGCAGCTTTATGTGATTTATTGGGCGGCTCTACAGAACAAGTGATGATTGCTGCAGAAATTGCTATGGAACACCACCTAGGTTTAACTTGTGACCCTATTGCTGGTTTAGTACAAATCCCATGTATAGAGCGCAACAGTATGGGCGCTATTAAAGCAATTAATGCGGCAGAATTAGCTTTAGATACCGATCCTAAAAATG